A genomic region of Micromonospora sp. NBC_01796 contains the following coding sequences:
- a CDS encoding discoidin domain-containing protein has protein sequence MPHSPLSRSARPRSWPWRAAGSAVALLAVLAPPGLARAESPQAPVAAPAQIVPTVVTTFDTRAAGGGARPLFGDVTGDGRLDIVYMQPHYVADDRYEGALVAALTTYDLDGRLLWQAGTPDPRGRNNGSDIPAQVHDVDGDGDNEVVAIMHPGGDTRQPGRFMIFDGATGQLVRDFALPDRLAHDAIIFANLSGRNTAQEIILKDRYDTAWALSGDGTLLWTHRGNTGHYPWPYDIDNDGRQEVMIGYDMVGPDGQLLWQHRGDGHADTMWMADIAGDAEPELILGGDAAVAHDLRTGAELWRNSDIVETQNIMTGDYLPELPGLESLGLDRIDRTANGYDGLFLLDEQGGMVWQEARTTRGCWGSIPEPIHNWTGDHSDLIMVWNRGCGEPTTIMNGSGDVISVLDPAARLWHADFCGDDKEEVVEYIQGASLTIKSNGPCDLAAKVTGTPLPQAKRLYNYTRYTAGDTPVDVSAGRPATATGALPGHAAALATDGDPATAWKAASTSVGQRWQVDLGRWRTLAGIELTFPRTDVRDACTRTVGGTHPGPLTVTDGVTCLTGTVSGPVTVRPGASLVADNATIAGPVSATGAVVVRVTGSRIAGPVSVGGTTGQVVLTGNQVAGPVSLSGNRTGNRPVVVSANTVRGPLACTGNQPAPVRDGDPNAVSGPATGQCAAVPTGPAEAAQFGYGYTVEVSKDGLTWTKVLDRAADPAGAQIQRGLFTGLGRHVRVTLTDLPDLPFARPGLAGVSVLGNR, from the coding sequence ATGCCGCACTCACCCCTGTCCCGCTCCGCCCGACCCCGGTCCTGGCCCTGGCGGGCCGCCGGCTCGGCCGTGGCGCTGCTCGCCGTACTCGCCCCACCGGGTCTCGCCCGAGCCGAGTCCCCGCAGGCCCCGGTCGCCGCCCCGGCCCAGATCGTGCCGACCGTGGTGACCACATTCGACACCAGGGCAGCCGGTGGCGGAGCCCGCCCACTGTTCGGCGACGTCACCGGCGACGGTCGGCTCGACATCGTCTACATGCAACCGCACTACGTCGCCGACGACCGGTACGAAGGCGCGCTGGTCGCCGCGCTGACCACGTACGACCTGGACGGTCGGCTGCTCTGGCAGGCCGGCACCCCCGACCCCCGGGGTCGCAACAACGGCAGCGACATCCCGGCCCAGGTGCACGACGTCGACGGGGACGGGGACAACGAGGTCGTCGCGATCATGCACCCGGGCGGCGACACCCGTCAGCCCGGTCGGTTCATGATCTTCGACGGTGCCACCGGGCAGCTCGTACGCGACTTCGCGCTGCCCGATCGGCTCGCCCACGACGCGATCATCTTCGCCAACCTCAGTGGCCGGAACACCGCCCAGGAGATCATCCTCAAGGACCGCTACGACACCGCGTGGGCGTTGTCCGGCGACGGCACCCTGCTCTGGACCCACCGGGGCAACACCGGTCACTACCCCTGGCCGTACGACATCGACAACGACGGCCGGCAGGAGGTGATGATCGGCTACGACATGGTCGGCCCGGACGGGCAACTGCTCTGGCAGCACCGGGGCGACGGACACGCCGACACCATGTGGATGGCCGACATCGCCGGTGACGCCGAACCCGAACTCATCCTCGGCGGTGACGCGGCGGTCGCGCACGACCTGCGTACCGGTGCCGAACTCTGGCGCAACAGCGACATCGTCGAGACGCAGAACATCATGACCGGCGACTACCTCCCGGAACTGCCCGGTCTGGAGTCGCTCGGCCTGGACCGGATCGACCGGACCGCGAACGGGTACGACGGGCTGTTCCTCCTCGACGAGCAGGGCGGCATGGTCTGGCAGGAGGCGCGGACCACCCGAGGCTGCTGGGGGTCGATCCCGGAACCGATCCACAACTGGACCGGCGACCACAGCGACCTGATCATGGTGTGGAACCGGGGTTGCGGCGAGCCGACCACCATCATGAACGGCAGCGGGGACGTGATCAGCGTTCTCGACCCGGCCGCCCGGCTCTGGCACGCCGACTTCTGCGGCGACGACAAGGAAGAGGTCGTCGAGTACATCCAGGGCGCCTCCCTGACCATCAAGAGCAACGGCCCGTGCGACCTGGCCGCGAAGGTGACCGGAACCCCGTTGCCGCAGGCGAAGCGGCTCTACAACTACACCCGCTACACCGCGGGGGACACCCCGGTCGACGTCTCCGCCGGCCGTCCCGCCACCGCCACGGGTGCGCTGCCCGGACACGCCGCCGCACTGGCCACCGACGGCGACCCGGCCACCGCCTGGAAGGCCGCCAGCACGTCGGTCGGTCAGCGGTGGCAGGTCGACCTGGGACGCTGGCGCACCCTCGCCGGGATCGAACTGACCTTCCCGCGTACGGACGTGCGTGACGCCTGCACCCGTACGGTCGGTGGCACCCATCCCGGCCCGCTCACCGTGACCGACGGGGTCACCTGCCTCACCGGCACGGTCAGCGGTCCGGTGACCGTACGCCCCGGCGCCTCGCTGGTCGCCGACAACGCCACCATCGCCGGTCCGGTCTCCGCGACCGGGGCGGTCGTGGTGCGGGTGACCGGCAGCCGGATCGCCGGCCCGGTCTCGGTCGGCGGCACCACCGGCCAGGTCGTGCTCACCGGCAACCAGGTCGCCGGCCCGGTCAGCCTCTCCGGCAACCGCACCGGAAACCGGCCGGTGGTGGTGTCGGCGAACACCGTACGCGGGCCACTGGCCTGCACCGGGAACCAGCCGGCTCCGGTACGCGACGGCGATCCGAACGCGGTCTCCGGTCCCGCCACCGGCCAGTGCGCCGCCGTCCCGACCGGTCCGGCCGAGGCCGCCCAGTTCGGCTACGGCTACACGGTCGAGGTGTCCAAGGACGGCCTCACCTGGACGAAGGTGCTCGACCGGGCGGCCGATCCGGCTGGCGCGCAGATCCAGCGGGGGCTCTTCACCGGCCTCGGACGTCATGTCCGGGTCACCCTCACCGACCTCCCCGACCTTCCGTTCGCCCGACCCGGGCTGGCCGGGGTCAGCGTGCTCGGCAACCGCTGA
- a CDS encoding choice-of-anchor M domain-containing protein encodes MRSRTAGLVAVTAALTAGVLAFSAPAQANAVTVISQGHVDAVDVAYEDGELGITIHDESVEPDVERDPADVLLVTKRQAKTTVPDDPAYAFLGAPGAPVWVLPETQDPTLLWPGLSTEEIEPGVFTADSIRIRFKQVLGPDGLSLFTTDPVGAPTVLADSEDGLPDVVTLPAGVHLHANWAFEKAGIYLVKIDATATLAASGETVTSAPVWIKFAVLS; translated from the coding sequence ATGCGTTCACGAACCGCAGGGCTCGTCGCCGTCACGGCGGCGCTCACCGCGGGTGTCCTGGCCTTCTCAGCCCCCGCGCAGGCCAACGCCGTCACGGTGATCTCGCAGGGTCACGTCGACGCGGTGGACGTCGCCTACGAGGACGGCGAGTTGGGAATCACGATCCACGACGAGTCGGTCGAGCCGGACGTCGAGCGGGACCCGGCCGACGTACTCCTGGTGACCAAGCGCCAGGCGAAAACCACCGTGCCGGACGACCCGGCGTACGCGTTCCTGGGTGCCCCGGGCGCGCCGGTCTGGGTGCTGCCCGAGACGCAGGACCCCACCCTGCTCTGGCCCGGCCTTTCCACCGAGGAGATCGAACCCGGTGTCTTCACCGCAGACAGCATCCGGATCCGGTTCAAGCAGGTCCTCGGCCCGGACGGACTGAGCCTGTTCACCACCGACCCGGTCGGCGCGCCGACCGTGCTCGCCGACAGCGAGGACGGGCTGCCCGACGTGGTCACCCTGCCGGCGGGAGTGCACCTGCACGCGAACTGGGCGTTCGAGAAGGCCGGCATCTACCTGGTCAAGATCGACGCGACCGCCACCCTGGCCGCGAGCGGCGAGACGGTCACCTCGGCGCCGGTCTGGATCAAGTTCGCCGTCCTGTCCTGA
- a CDS encoding TIGR03773 family transporter-associated surface protein: protein MSGTARIRLAAVAAAATAATALVPWTLPATEVLAAPPASIQRTVVNNVHTDAVDVQYVDGNLCLKTRIGNAPDHVHADPSEIVFQLFDNELSAAGVPDLPEYAFLGPAGAPLWLAPMTQLDGLLWPGWDTESLPSGVFTDDAVDLHLRAVHGPGRVEVFQSDPVGMPIRNFSSVDPAYASLRQPVFSHVHANWVFTALGRYTLTFEATATIAGGATLTSGPVDYTWFVGGASAADVIGEPTATGVTVDPPSSSAGTPVALTGTVGPAGATGWIEFFDGETPLGYAEVGADGTATLTTTALAVGEHSITGRFSPRYDNDHQRSTSTPVIHLVTDDQGNPPPTGSPTPTGTTTSPPSPTPTPSPNSPRTVSPTPTASATATGRPTTAAPTTPACVPTTRTSGVVLSQGHVDYAARIVGGRLVSQIKDGTTGNGTTWRSPSQVVFQVRPAAAVTVPPGGQFDFLGPAATTVWQIPQTQNQNLLWAGWNTEELKTSQVSGPVTWKLTGVNGPGAVAVYQLDAFGKPVVVLNSADGLPDSYDIPLGTHAHGNWAFTRQGAYRLTFTQSAKLASGTISTDTQVLTVAVGDADPSALLTKTTDTGCGGAGGRLPTTGDSLVTPIYLGTGLLLAGGALFLLTRRRRQA from the coding sequence ATGTCAGGCACGGCGAGAATCCGACTCGCCGCGGTAGCCGCCGCGGCGACAGCGGCGACAGCTCTGGTCCCGTGGACCCTGCCCGCCACCGAGGTGCTGGCCGCACCCCCGGCGAGCATCCAGCGAACCGTCGTCAACAACGTCCACACCGATGCCGTCGACGTGCAGTACGTGGACGGAAACCTGTGCCTGAAGACGCGGATCGGCAACGCCCCGGACCACGTACACGCGGATCCGAGCGAGATCGTCTTCCAGCTCTTCGACAACGAACTCTCGGCGGCGGGCGTACCGGACCTGCCGGAGTACGCGTTCCTGGGACCGGCCGGCGCACCACTGTGGCTGGCTCCGATGACCCAGCTCGACGGCCTGCTCTGGCCCGGTTGGGACACCGAGAGCCTGCCGAGCGGCGTGTTCACCGACGACGCGGTGGACCTGCACCTGCGGGCGGTGCACGGCCCGGGACGGGTCGAGGTGTTCCAGAGCGATCCGGTCGGTATGCCCATCCGCAACTTCAGCTCGGTCGACCCCGCGTACGCCTCGCTGCGGCAGCCGGTGTTCTCGCACGTACACGCAAACTGGGTGTTCACCGCACTCGGGCGCTACACCCTCACCTTCGAGGCCACCGCGACCATCGCCGGTGGCGCCACCCTGACCTCCGGGCCGGTCGACTACACCTGGTTCGTGGGCGGCGCCTCCGCGGCCGACGTGATCGGCGAGCCGACCGCCACGGGGGTCACGGTCGATCCCCCGTCATCGTCGGCGGGAACCCCGGTGGCCCTCACCGGTACGGTCGGACCGGCCGGGGCGACCGGGTGGATCGAGTTCTTCGACGGCGAGACGCCGCTCGGGTACGCAGAGGTCGGCGCCGACGGAACCGCGACGCTGACCACGACCGCGCTGGCCGTGGGCGAACACTCGATCACCGGCCGCTTCTCACCCCGATACGACAACGACCACCAGCGCTCGACGTCGACGCCGGTGATTCACCTGGTCACCGATGACCAGGGCAATCCGCCCCCGACCGGCTCCCCCACACCGACGGGTACCACCACATCGCCTCCGAGCCCAACCCCGACCCCGTCGCCCAACTCGCCCCGTACCGTTTCACCGACACCGACCGCGTCGGCCACCGCGACCGGCCGTCCGACCACCGCCGCCCCGACCACCCCGGCCTGCGTGCCGACCACCCGGACGAGCGGCGTGGTGCTGAGCCAGGGGCACGTGGACTATGCCGCCCGCATCGTCGGCGGGCGCCTGGTCTCGCAGATCAAGGACGGTACGACCGGCAACGGCACCACCTGGCGCAGCCCGTCGCAGGTGGTGTTCCAGGTCAGGCCGGCCGCGGCGGTCACCGTTCCGCCCGGTGGGCAGTTCGACTTCCTCGGTCCCGCCGCAACGACCGTGTGGCAGATCCCGCAGACCCAGAACCAGAACCTCCTCTGGGCCGGCTGGAACACCGAGGAGCTGAAGACCTCCCAGGTCAGCGGGCCGGTGACGTGGAAGCTCACCGGGGTGAACGGGCCGGGAGCGGTGGCCGTCTACCAGCTCGACGCGTTCGGCAAGCCGGTTGTCGTCCTCAACAGCGCAGACGGGCTCCCGGACAGCTACGACATCCCCCTCGGTACGCACGCACACGGCAACTGGGCCTTCACCAGGCAGGGCGCGTACCGGCTGACGTTCACCCAGTCGGCGAAGCTGGCCTCGGGCACGATCTCGACCGACACGCAGGTGCTGACGGTTGCCGTGGGTGACGCCGATCCGTCCGCGCTGCTGACGAAGACGACCGACACCGGCTGCGGCGGCGCGGGCGGTCGACTCCCGACCACCGGCGACTCGCTGGTCACGCCGATCTACCTCGGTACGGGCCTGCTGCTGGCCGGCGGCGCCCTGTTCCTGCTCACGAGGCGACGTCGACAGGCATGA
- a CDS encoding choice-of-anchor M domain-containing protein: protein MKLKNRLFGLTAVLTVAATVFTASPAMAATIETGHLDVFDVDYNAADNTLTLDLKTYAPDNDDLSPAGQVLRVTPAATATIPSGTAWQCLGPAGTTMYVAPQTLVSDRLYAGWNTTDVPAAQGPVKLELTGWSGPAGSRFALYTTGGFPATPSFKLNTNTAAGCPVSVWPGGIAAGTHAHGNWAFSTAGTYTLTFRATAQNGAGATSGAVTYTFQAG, encoded by the coding sequence ATGAAACTCAAGAACCGGCTGTTCGGCCTCACCGCCGTACTGACCGTGGCGGCGACCGTCTTCACCGCCTCACCGGCGATGGCGGCCACCATCGAAACCGGACACCTCGACGTGTTCGACGTGGACTACAACGCCGCCGACAACACCCTGACCCTCGATCTCAAGACGTACGCGCCGGACAACGACGACCTGTCGCCGGCCGGGCAGGTGCTCCGGGTGACCCCCGCCGCCACGGCCACCATCCCGAGCGGGACCGCGTGGCAGTGCCTCGGCCCGGCCGGAACCACCATGTACGTGGCCCCGCAGACCCTCGTCTCGGACCGGCTGTACGCCGGTTGGAACACCACCGACGTGCCGGCCGCCCAGGGCCCGGTCAAGCTGGAGTTGACCGGCTGGTCCGGGCCGGCCGGGTCCCGTTTCGCCCTCTACACCACCGGCGGTTTCCCGGCCACGCCCAGCTTCAAGTTGAACACCAACACCGCCGCCGGCTGCCCGGTGTCGGTGTGGCCGGGCGGCATCGCCGCCGGTACGCACGCGCACGGCAACTGGGCCTTCTCCACCGCGGGCACCTACACCCTGACGTTCAGGGCAACCGCCCAGAACGGCGCCGGAGCCACCTCGGGCGCGGTCACGTACACCTTCCAGGCCGGCTGA
- a CDS encoding TIGR02452 family protein, giving the protein MSGRLREIGRQTVEIAESGHYTSPAGTRISIAEAVGAAIAGTRHYLPDTPLPEPAPRPSPAPADEAGTGQPLERPAVTVTRESTLGAAARFGPDVACLVFASAKNPGGGFLGGAKAQEEDIARASALYPCLRSAPEFYEFHRNQQDLRYSDRVIYSPGVPVFRDERGHLLDRPFRSAFLTSAAPNLGAIVRNQPADAADVPGVLGRRAERVLRIAAAHGHRRLVLGAWGCGVFRNDPGTVARAFAEALRVVDRFDEVVFAIYDKMPGTPVHAAFDEVMRGWRDRPGSPG; this is encoded by the coding sequence GTGAGTGGTCGGCTCCGGGAGATCGGCCGGCAGACCGTCGAGATCGCCGAGTCCGGCCACTACACGAGCCCCGCCGGTACGCGGATCAGCATCGCCGAGGCGGTCGGCGCCGCGATCGCCGGCACCCGGCACTACCTGCCGGACACCCCGTTACCCGAACCCGCGCCGCGACCGTCCCCGGCACCAGCGGACGAGGCGGGAACCGGGCAGCCGCTGGAGCGGCCGGCGGTGACGGTGACCCGTGAGTCGACCCTGGGCGCCGCCGCGCGGTTCGGTCCGGACGTGGCCTGCCTGGTGTTCGCCTCGGCGAAGAACCCCGGTGGTGGTTTCCTCGGCGGCGCCAAGGCGCAGGAGGAGGACATCGCCCGCGCCTCGGCCCTCTACCCGTGCCTGCGCAGCGCTCCGGAGTTCTACGAGTTCCACCGCAACCAGCAGGACCTGCGCTACAGCGACCGGGTGATCTACTCACCGGGGGTCCCGGTGTTCCGGGACGAGCGGGGTCACCTGCTCGACCGGCCCTTCCGGAGCGCGTTCCTGACCTCGGCCGCGCCGAACCTCGGGGCGATCGTGCGCAACCAGCCGGCGGACGCCGCCGACGTACCCGGGGTGCTGGGGCGGCGGGCCGAGCGGGTGCTCCGGATCGCCGCCGCGCACGGCCACCGCCGGTTGGTGCTCGGGGCCTGGGGCTGCGGGGTGTTCCGCAACGATCCCGGCACCGTGGCGCGGGCGTTCGCCGAGGCGCTGCGGGTGGTCGACCGGTTCGACGAGGTGGTGTTCGCGATCTACGACAAGATGCCGGGTACCCCGGTCCACGCCGCCTTCGACGAGGTCATGCGGGGGTGGCGAGACCGGCCAGGGTCGCCTGGATGA
- a CDS encoding SMP-30/gluconolactonase/LRE family protein: protein MIELPTENDPRLQATYRSDRVWSGVTTSGDGRVFVSFPNADRPGIQVAELGPDGQHVPYPDAAWNSVREDHHPDGAFVQVNGLRIGPDGRLWIIDAGAPGIGRAAIPGGARLIVVNLTTDSVADIYDLGPAVRPRSYLDDLRFNGDQVYLTDAGEPGLVVLDLGSGELRRVLEDHPSTTDQRPLYADHRKARGPEGDEVLVHADQLEVSPDGGQLYYQPASGPMSRIGTRWLDDPSVTPGDLADQVEPWLDTPTTGGTAIDANGVIYLSDTNQRRVLAISPDREVETVVADPRLVWADAMWLDSAGDLWIPVPQLNRTAGFNGGVQAVEYPVWIYKMHVGAAPAPNDHL, encoded by the coding sequence ATGATCGAGTTGCCAACCGAGAACGACCCGCGCCTGCAGGCGACGTACCGGTCCGACCGGGTCTGGAGCGGCGTGACCACCAGCGGCGACGGACGGGTGTTCGTCAGCTTTCCCAACGCCGACCGCCCCGGCATCCAGGTCGCCGAACTCGGCCCGGACGGCCAGCACGTGCCGTACCCGGACGCCGCCTGGAACTCGGTCCGCGAGGACCACCACCCCGATGGCGCGTTTGTCCAGGTCAACGGTTTGCGGATCGGGCCGGACGGCCGGCTCTGGATCATCGACGCGGGTGCGCCGGGCATCGGCCGGGCCGCGATTCCGGGCGGGGCCCGGCTGATCGTGGTGAACCTGACCACCGACAGCGTCGCCGACATCTACGACCTCGGTCCGGCGGTCCGCCCCCGCAGCTACCTCGACGACCTGCGGTTCAACGGTGACCAGGTCTACCTCACCGACGCCGGTGAGCCGGGACTGGTCGTCCTGGACCTGGGCTCGGGCGAGCTGCGCCGGGTGCTGGAGGATCATCCCAGCACCACCGACCAGCGCCCCCTGTACGCCGACCACCGCAAGGCCCGCGGCCCCGAGGGTGACGAGGTGCTGGTCCACGCCGACCAGTTGGAGGTCTCCCCGGATGGTGGGCAGCTCTACTACCAGCCCGCGTCCGGACCGATGTCCCGGATCGGCACCCGGTGGCTGGACGACCCCTCGGTCACCCCCGGCGACCTGGCCGACCAGGTCGAACCCTGGCTGGACACGCCGACCACCGGCGGCACCGCGATCGACGCGAACGGCGTGATCTACCTCAGCGACACCAACCAGCGGCGGGTGCTGGCGATCAGCCCCGACCGGGAGGTGGAGACGGTGGTCGCCGATCCGCGCCTGGTCTGGGCCGACGCCATGTGGCTCGACAGCGCCGGCGACCTGTGGATTCCGGTCCCCCAACTCAACCGCACCGCGGGTTTCAACGGTGGTGTGCAGGCGGTCGAGTATCCGGTGTGGATCTACAAGATGCACGTCGGCGCGGCCCCCGCTCCGAACGACCACCTCTGA
- a CDS encoding Fur family transcriptional regulator: MPGVTRNTRQRGEVVALLGEVTEFRSAQQLHADLRQRGVGVGLTTVYRTLQTLVDAGEIDVMRLPNGEQLYRRCSPTHHHHLVCRHCARTVEVAGPTVETWTKRVADEHGFTDVGHTLEIFGTCAQCAAQRQG; the protein is encoded by the coding sequence ATGCCCGGGGTCACTCGCAACACCCGGCAACGTGGCGAGGTCGTCGCCCTGCTCGGTGAGGTGACCGAGTTCCGCAGCGCCCAGCAGCTCCACGCCGACCTGCGCCAGCGCGGTGTCGGGGTCGGACTGACCACGGTCTACCGGACCCTGCAGACGCTGGTCGACGCGGGCGAGATCGACGTCATGCGGCTGCCCAACGGGGAGCAGCTCTACCGGCGGTGCAGCCCGACCCACCACCATCACCTGGTCTGCCGGCACTGCGCCCGTACGGTCGAGGTGGCCGGACCGACGGTCGAGACCTGGACCAAACGGGTTGCCGACGAACACGGCTTCACCGACGTGGGGCACACGCTGGAGATCTTCGGCACCTGCGCCCAGTGCGCGGCCCAACGGCAGGGCTGA
- a CDS encoding helix-turn-helix domain-containing protein has product MSSNQTGSDRGALGARLRELRAREGISGINLASRLGWVQSKVSRIETGRQLPTEDDVRAWGAVIDADEPLLDELLRQLRALRGEHIAWRRGASDAAQAGTQRSMMELAAEATLVRNFELGVVPGLLQTADYARVRLAENVEFHGAPGDDLEDALLLRIQRQQVLYDSTKQFRFLVTESVLRMSLCPVDVMRGQLDRLTALTGMSNVELGVIPTEARLPLAPLHGFVMFDDTVTVETWAEEQTWQTAADALRFGRIFDRLHEVARHGEDARDIIQATLAGLATPA; this is encoded by the coding sequence ATGTCCAGCAACCAGACCGGCAGCGACCGAGGAGCGCTTGGGGCGAGGCTGCGAGAGCTTCGGGCACGCGAGGGCATTTCAGGGATCAACCTGGCAAGCCGGCTGGGCTGGGTCCAGTCGAAGGTCTCCCGGATCGAGACCGGTCGGCAACTACCCACCGAGGACGACGTACGGGCCTGGGGCGCGGTGATCGACGCCGACGAACCCCTCCTCGACGAGTTGCTGCGACAGTTGCGCGCACTGCGCGGGGAACACATCGCCTGGCGGCGCGGCGCGTCGGACGCGGCACAGGCCGGCACCCAACGCTCCATGATGGAGTTGGCCGCGGAGGCGACCCTGGTCCGCAACTTCGAACTCGGCGTGGTGCCGGGCCTGCTCCAGACCGCCGACTACGCCCGCGTACGCCTCGCCGAGAACGTCGAGTTCCACGGTGCCCCCGGCGACGATCTGGAGGACGCGCTGCTGCTGCGGATCCAGCGCCAGCAGGTGCTCTACGACTCGACCAAGCAGTTCCGGTTCCTGGTGACCGAGTCCGTACTGCGCATGTCGCTCTGCCCGGTCGACGTGATGCGCGGGCAGCTCGACCGGCTCACCGCGCTGACCGGCATGAGCAACGTCGAACTCGGTGTCATCCCCACCGAAGCCCGGTTGCCGCTCGCCCCGCTGCACGGTTTTGTCATGTTCGACGACACCGTCACCGTCGAGACCTGGGCCGAGGAACAGACCTGGCAGACCGCCGCCGACGCCCTGCGATTCGGGCGGATCTTCGACCGTCTGCACGAGGTGGCCCGGCACGGCGAGGACGCCCGCGACATCATCCAGGCGACCCTGGCCGGTCTCGCCACCCCCGCATGA
- a CDS encoding MarR family winged helix-turn-helix transcriptional regulator gives MTVEETRSRRATDRIGLLLARHGGISNARMRDALEATGLSTRQGITLMHLAENGPIGQQALVEALGVDPSALVAILNDLERDNLVERRRDPADRRRHIVVLTDAGGSVLTRVDAAMDAVERELLAHLDADEVATLHRLLSRINTAVDDDACREH, from the coding sequence ATGACGGTCGAGGAGACCCGGTCCCGGCGGGCAACGGACCGCATCGGCCTGCTGCTGGCCCGGCACGGCGGGATCAGCAACGCCCGGATGCGCGACGCGCTGGAGGCCACCGGCCTGAGCACCCGGCAGGGCATCACCCTGATGCACCTGGCCGAGAACGGTCCGATCGGGCAGCAGGCGCTCGTCGAGGCACTCGGTGTCGATCCCAGCGCCCTGGTGGCCATCCTCAACGACCTCGAACGGGACAACCTGGTCGAACGGCGCCGAGACCCGGCCGACCGACGACGACACATCGTCGTCCTCACCGACGCCGGCGGCTCGGTTCTGACCAGGGTCGACGCCGCGATGGACGCGGTGGAGCGCGAACTGCTCGCCCACCTCGACGCCGACGAGGTCGCCACCCTGCACCGGCTGCTGAGCCGGATCAACACCGCCGTCGACGACGACGCCTGCCGCGAGCACTGA
- a CDS encoding hemerythrin domain-containing protein codes for MSRARAPRQAKAPGEHLVEELRWIHGVLRRDLNQLRTLADQIGRGAAPDRVRSTVRSLQTRGPLWQLRTNCLSYCRLVHSHHGNEDVRLFPALRRSNPALVPAVKRLEADHRRISDLLDQVEALADLLRGDDRPETRKRLIAALEAVGTDLLAHLDLEEKTVIPTLRQWRDWPR; via the coding sequence ATGAGTCGCGCTCGCGCTCCCCGGCAGGCGAAGGCACCGGGTGAGCATCTGGTCGAGGAGCTGAGGTGGATCCACGGCGTACTGCGCCGTGACCTCAACCAGCTCCGCACGCTTGCCGACCAGATCGGCCGGGGCGCCGCACCGGACCGGGTCCGCTCGACCGTCCGCTCGTTGCAGACCCGTGGCCCGCTCTGGCAGCTTCGCACCAACTGCCTGAGCTACTGCCGGCTGGTGCACTCCCACCACGGCAACGAGGACGTACGGCTCTTTCCGGCCCTGCGCCGGTCCAATCCGGCCCTGGTCCCGGCGGTCAAGCGGCTGGAGGCCGACCACCGTCGGATCTCCGACCTGCTCGACCAGGTCGAGGCGCTGGCCGACCTGCTCCGCGGCGACGACCGGCCGGAGACCAGGAAACGGCTGATCGCCGCCCTGGAGGCGGTCGGCACCGACCTGCTGGCCCACCTCGACCTCGAGGAGAAGACGGTCATCCCGACGCTGCGGCAGTGGCGGGACTGGCCCCGCTGA
- a CDS encoding hemerythrin domain-containing protein, with product MTSRDRKIVTDTDHWLTGRTGLAPTPPPRTRHSSTEVWDESTRPTAPEPEQEVRFTGRGVSAGKHLIDVHNHYREELARVRDILDQVRANALDIGAARGEVNAMTLRSNNWTLGSFCQSYCVSLTQHHTMESGSIFPYLKASDRGLAAVIDRLDQEHQVIHEVLEAVDRALVDLVSHPDDLSGIQEAVDVLTDALLSHLAYEERELIGPLSRYGFFGGQV from the coding sequence ATGACCAGCAGAGACAGGAAGATCGTGACCGACACCGACCACTGGCTGACCGGCCGTACCGGACTCGCGCCCACTCCGCCGCCGCGCACCCGGCACAGCAGCACCGAGGTCTGGGACGAGAGCACCCGGCCGACCGCGCCCGAGCCGGAGCAGGAGGTGCGGTTCACCGGCCGTGGCGTCTCCGCCGGCAAGCACCTGATCGACGTGCACAACCACTACCGGGAGGAACTCGCCCGGGTACGCGACATCCTCGACCAGGTACGCGCGAACGCCCTCGACATCGGCGCCGCCCGGGGCGAGGTCAACGCGATGACCCTGCGGTCCAACAACTGGACCCTCGGCTCCTTCTGTCAGTCCTACTGTGTGTCGCTGACCCAGCACCACACCATGGAGAGCGGCAGCATCTTCCCGTACCTGAAGGCCTCCGACCGGGGGCTGGCGGCGGTGATCGACCGGCTCGACCAGGAGCACCAGGTCATCCACGAGGTGCTCGAAGCGGTGGACCGGGCACTGGTCGACCTGGTGAGCCACCCGGACGACCTCTCCGGGATCCAGGAGGCGGTCGACGTGCTCACCGACGCGCTCCTGTCCCACCTGGCGTACGAGGAACGCGAGCTGATCGGGCCGCTGTCCCGGTACGGCTTCTTCGGCGGCCAGGTCTGA